In Pseudomonas lalkuanensis, the following are encoded in one genomic region:
- a CDS encoding LysR family transcriptional regulator, producing the protein MNRNDLRRVDLNLLVVFETLMYEKNLTRASEKLFLGQPAVSAALARLRDLFDDPLLVRNGRVFEPTKRALEILEELQPALDSISGAVSRAKDFTPATYRNTFRIGLSDDVEFGLFPPLLAQLREEAPEAIVVVRRVNFLLMSSMLASGEISVGVSFTTELPANAKRKRLRNLRCKILRGDDRPGALTLDDYCSRPHALISFSGDLSGNIDNDLARVGRSRRVVLAVPQFGSLRSILAGTELLATVPDYAADALIDGSGLRADDPPFPIYTSELSMVWSSGTDNDPAERWLRELIMKHMSAPPMPNQPAA; encoded by the coding sequence ATGAACCGGAACGATCTGCGACGTGTGGACCTGAACCTGCTGGTGGTTTTCGAAACCCTGATGTACGAGAAGAACCTCACCCGGGCATCGGAAAAGCTCTTCCTCGGCCAGCCCGCCGTCAGCGCCGCCCTGGCGCGCCTGCGCGACCTGTTCGACGACCCGCTGCTGGTGCGCAATGGCAGGGTCTTCGAACCCACCAAGCGCGCGCTGGAAATCCTCGAGGAACTGCAGCCGGCACTGGACTCCATCTCCGGCGCCGTCAGCCGGGCGAAGGACTTCACCCCGGCGACCTATCGCAATACCTTCCGCATCGGCCTGTCAGACGACGTCGAGTTCGGCCTGTTCCCGCCGTTGCTCGCCCAACTGCGCGAGGAAGCCCCCGAGGCCATAGTCGTGGTTCGCCGGGTCAACTTCCTGCTCATGTCCTCGATGCTCGCCTCCGGGGAAATCTCGGTAGGCGTCAGCTTCACCACGGAGCTGCCGGCCAACGCCAAGCGCAAGCGGCTGCGCAACCTGCGCTGCAAGATCCTGCGCGGCGACGACCGTCCCGGGGCGCTGACGCTGGACGATTACTGCTCGCGTCCGCATGCGCTGATTTCGTTCTCCGGCGACCTGAGCGGCAACATCGACAACGATCTCGCACGGGTTGGAAGGAGCCGCCGCGTGGTGCTGGCGGTGCCGCAGTTCGGCAGCCTGCGCTCGATCCTGGCGGGAACCGAACTGCTTGCCACGGTCCCGGACTACGCGGCTGACGCGCTGATCGACGGTAGCGGCCTGCGCGCCGACGACCCGCCCTTCCCCATCTACACCTCGGAGCTGTCCATGGTGTGGAGCAGCGGCACCGACAACGATCCCGCCGAACGCTGGCTGCGCGAGCTGATCATGAAGCACATGTCCGCGCCGCCGATGCCCAATCAGCCCGCCGCGTAG
- a CDS encoding CAP domain-containing protein, with product MHPIRRSLRLLPLLPAALTSLFAIPAQAGDERQLLAAINDYRTHSQRCEWSTMRGAPPLVLKSNLALPVGYSGALRRGLRDAGYQAGEVRSIRLAGARDARSAFAMLRDDYCADLLDSQVSDIGISRSGNQWRLVLARPMASAQLGDSRSTGQALLAQVNAARAKPRMCGSKRFAAARPLNWSSALASAAQQHSRSMANRDYFSHQGPDGDSPFDRARDAGFRGRQVGENIAAGQGSPRAAMDSWLASPGHCANLMNPKFTQVGAAYASQVRSENGIYWTMMFGAP from the coding sequence ATGCACCCGATCCGTCGATCCCTTCGCCTGCTCCCGTTGCTGCCCGCCGCCCTGACATCCCTTTTCGCCATTCCCGCCCAGGCGGGTGATGAGCGGCAATTGCTGGCCGCCATCAATGACTACCGAACCCACAGCCAGCGCTGCGAATGGAGCACGATGCGGGGCGCGCCGCCGCTGGTGCTGAAATCGAACCTGGCGCTGCCGGTGGGTTACTCGGGGGCGTTGCGACGCGGCTTGCGCGATGCCGGCTACCAGGCTGGCGAGGTGCGCAGCATCCGCCTGGCCGGGGCGCGGGATGCCAGGTCGGCATTCGCCATGCTGCGCGACGACTATTGCGCCGACCTGCTCGACAGCCAGGTTTCCGATATCGGCATCAGCCGCAGCGGCAACCAGTGGCGCCTGGTATTGGCCCGGCCCATGGCCAGCGCCCAACTGGGGGATTCCCGTTCGACGGGGCAGGCCTTGCTGGCGCAGGTCAACGCCGCGCGGGCCAAGCCGCGCATGTGCGGCAGCAAGCGTTTCGCCGCCGCCCGGCCGCTGAACTGGAGTTCCGCACTGGCGAGTGCCGCCCAGCAGCACAGTCGCTCCATGGCCAACCGCGACTACTTCTCCCACCAGGGCCCGGACGGCGACTCGCCCTTCGACCGGGCACGCGATGCGGGCTTTCGAGGACGCCAGGTGGGTGAAAACATCGCCGCCGGCCAGGGCTCGCCCCGCGCGGCCATGGACAGCTGGCTGGCCAGCCCCGGTCATTGCGCCAACCTGATGAACCCGAAGTTCACCCAGGTCGGCGCCGCCTATGCCTCACAGGTGCGCAGCGAAAACGGCATCTACTGGACCATGATGTTCGGCGCGCCCTGA
- a CDS encoding methyl-accepting chemotaxis protein — MSHPSPANPIQGLALHSLIWLACAGMVAVGLPVWLALGGGWLASLSLVWLQRDARTHGTHADAQPTVEAPDWQRAQHAMDEHLGTLQAHAGQVDGLLQDAIGRLGDSFHGLAARIDQQRTHSHSLIERYGNQSNDDEGMNFQEFIATTRNTLGLFVEATLETSQTSQDLVKRMDRVTQKIADILKSTHDMDAIAKQTNLLALNAAIEAARAGESGRGFAVVADEVRALSTRSTGFSEQIREHVDVVYREIQDAESAISQLADKDMGFALDSRQRLHHMLEDLEGMNRHTLKVIQELDRISLEVGSGVDQAITALQFQDMSSQLIGQMRKHFAKLGAFAAGLGALRGVAPEHWAQQVDEEAAELRKPIANPVSQSSVNAGEVELF; from the coding sequence ATGTCGCATCCGTCGCCTGCCAACCCAATCCAGGGCCTGGCCCTGCATTCCCTGATCTGGCTGGCGTGCGCCGGCATGGTCGCCGTCGGCCTGCCGGTGTGGCTGGCCCTGGGCGGAGGCTGGCTGGCCAGCCTGTCGCTGGTCTGGCTGCAGCGCGATGCGCGCACCCATGGGACGCACGCCGATGCACAGCCCACGGTGGAGGCTCCCGACTGGCAGCGGGCGCAGCATGCGATGGACGAACACCTCGGCACCTTGCAGGCCCATGCCGGACAGGTAGACGGTTTGCTGCAGGACGCCATCGGTCGCCTCGGCGACAGCTTTCACGGCCTCGCGGCGCGCATCGACCAGCAGCGCACCCACTCCCACTCCCTGATCGAACGCTACGGCAATCAGTCCAATGATGACGAGGGGATGAACTTCCAGGAGTTCATCGCCACCACCCGCAACACCCTGGGCCTGTTCGTCGAGGCCACGCTGGAAACCAGCCAGACGTCCCAGGACCTGGTGAAGCGCATGGACCGCGTGACGCAGAAGATCGCCGATATCCTGAAATCCACCCACGATATGGACGCCATCGCCAAGCAGACCAACCTGCTGGCGCTGAACGCCGCCATCGAGGCGGCCCGCGCCGGGGAGAGCGGCCGGGGCTTCGCCGTGGTGGCTGATGAGGTGCGCGCCCTGTCCACCCGCTCCACCGGTTTCTCCGAGCAGATTCGCGAGCACGTGGATGTGGTCTACCGGGAAATCCAGGACGCCGAGTCGGCCATTTCCCAACTGGCGGACAAGGACATGGGCTTCGCCCTGGACTCCAGGCAGCGGTTGCACCACATGCTGGAAGACCTGGAAGGCATGAACCGCCACACGCTGAAGGTGATCCAGGAACTGGATCGGATTTCCCTGGAGGTGGGCTCGGGCGTCGACCAGGCCATCACCGCCCTGCAATTCCAGGACATGAGCAGCCAGTTGATCGGGCAGATGCGCAAACACTTCGCCAAGCTCGGTGCATTCGCCGCCGGCCTCGGGGCCCTGCGCGGCGTCGCGCCGGAACACTGGGCGCAACAGGTGGATGAGGAAGCCGCCGAGCTGCGCAAACCCATCGCCAACCCGGTCAGCCAGAGCAGCGTGAACGCGGGTGAGGTCGAGCTCTTCTGA
- the ycaC gene encoding isochorismate family cysteine hydrolase YcaC — translation MSFQYKRLDKNNAAVLLVDHQAGLLSLVRDIDPDKFKNNVLALGDLAKYFKLPTILTTSFETGPNGPLVPELKEQFPDAPYIARPGNINAWDNEDFVKAVKATGKKQLIIAGVVTEVCVAFPALSALEEGFDVFVVADASGTFNEVTRDAAWRRMEAAGAQLMTWFGVACELHRDWRNDIEGLAALFSNHIPDYRNLITAYNTLTK, via the coding sequence ATGTCTTTCCAATACAAGCGTCTGGACAAGAACAACGCCGCCGTGCTGCTGGTCGACCACCAGGCCGGCCTGCTCTCCCTGGTGCGGGACATCGACCCGGACAAGTTCAAGAACAACGTGCTGGCCCTGGGTGACCTGGCCAAGTACTTCAAGCTGCCGACCATCCTCACCACCAGTTTCGAGACCGGCCCCAACGGCCCGCTGGTGCCCGAGCTGAAGGAGCAGTTCCCAGACGCCCCGTACATCGCCCGCCCCGGCAACATCAATGCCTGGGACAACGAGGACTTCGTCAAGGCGGTGAAGGCCACCGGCAAGAAGCAGCTGATCATCGCCGGCGTGGTGACCGAGGTCTGCGTGGCCTTCCCGGCCCTGTCCGCACTGGAAGAAGGCTTCGATGTCTTCGTCGTCGCCGACGCCTCGGGCACCTTCAATGAAGTGACCCGCGACGCCGCCTGGCGCCGCATGGAAGCCGCCGGCGCCCAACTGATGACCTGGTTCGGCGTGGCCTGCGAACTGCACCGCGACTGGCGCAACGACATCGAGGGCCTGGCCGCGCTGTTCTCCAACCACATCCCCGACTACCGCAACCTGATCACCGCCTACAACACCCTCACCAAGTGA
- a CDS encoding DinB family protein produces MINAHTARMLAHYKQWVDERLFDDLAGLPPGEVGKERISLCKSIIGTLNHIYVIDCIWRAHLEGKSHPYKTRLEVPHPELAELREAQASMDDWFISWSAGQTDASLAEPVEFVFCSGDPGVMMAGAMLMHVVNHASYHRGSVVQMYAEIPAKPPITDLPVFLRETHPRYAAG; encoded by the coding sequence ATGATCAACGCTCACACGGCCAGGATGCTTGCCCACTACAAACAATGGGTCGATGAACGGCTGTTCGATGACCTGGCCGGGTTGCCCCCGGGCGAGGTCGGCAAGGAGCGCATCTCCCTGTGCAAGAGCATCATCGGCACGCTCAATCACATCTACGTGATCGATTGCATCTGGCGTGCCCACCTGGAGGGCAAGTCACACCCCTACAAGACGCGGCTGGAAGTGCCGCACCCTGAACTGGCCGAGCTCCGGGAGGCCCAGGCGTCCATGGACGACTGGTTCATTTCATGGAGCGCCGGGCAGACGGATGCCTCGCTGGCCGAGCCGGTGGAGTTCGTCTTCTGCTCCGGCGACCCCGGCGTGATGATGGCCGGCGCCATGCTGATGCACGTGGTCAACCACGCGTCCTATCACCGGGGCAGCGTGGTCCAGATGTACGCCGAGATTCCGGCGAAGCCGCCCATCACCGACCTCCCCGTGTTCCTGCGCGAGACCCATCCCCGCTACGCGGCGGGCTGA
- a CDS encoding PSPA7_2676 family Cys-rich small protein, giving the protein MRIRCFLLGCQWTEGFRTDVGAVPMICQRCLRCGAHRYLSLPEEEAESAG; this is encoded by the coding sequence ATGCGTATCCGTTGTTTCCTGCTCGGTTGCCAATGGACCGAGGGTTTTCGCACCGACGTGGGTGCCGTACCGATGATCTGCCAGCGCTGCCTGCGCTGCGGCGCCCATCGCTATCTCAGCCTCCCGGAGGAGGAGGCGGAATCAGCCGGGTGA
- a CDS encoding chemotaxis protein CheA, which translates to MSDGMNQFLQVFFEETEEHLANLELLLLGLDLQQPDAEELNGIFRAAHSIKGSAGMFGFDDLTAVTHELETLLDRIRSGQMALRGEMVDLFLQARDVLMRLLDAHRQQTPDPSVPVEATVARLRELLGATPTAEADAGFGFFDEAPGSPDAAADKDFGFFDDAPGMPAQDASAAFGFFDEAPGAPAPVAAEPPRPVPAPAPVASKPASSEAESSSIRVSVEKIDSLINLVGELVITQAMLGQLGNALDPSVHERIHQALAQLEHNTRDLQESVMSIRMLPISFIFSRFPRLVRDTSARLGKQVELVLQGEQTELDKGVIERLSDPLTHIVRNSIDHGIEQPEARLAAGKPASGTVRLGAFHQGGSIVVEISDDGRGLNRERILAKAREKNLAVHDGMSDAEVWQLIFMPGFSTAEVVTDLSGRGVGMDVVKRNIQAMGGRIDIDSAAGLGTRISIRLPLTLAILDGLIVAVARTHYVIPLTYIVESLQPKADDIRGLAGEEGAVIRVRGEYLPLLSLHDLLGESAPPLPAEQSIVVILEADGRHFALQVDDLVGQQQVVIKSLEQNFRRVDGIAGATIMGDGSVALILDVDALPALAQQQGAALHELH; encoded by the coding sequence ATGAGCGACGGGATGAATCAGTTCCTCCAGGTGTTCTTCGAGGAAACCGAGGAACACCTGGCCAACCTCGAACTGCTGCTGCTCGGCCTCGACCTGCAGCAGCCTGACGCGGAAGAACTCAACGGCATCTTCCGCGCCGCCCACTCCATCAAGGGCTCGGCCGGCATGTTCGGCTTCGATGACCTGACCGCTGTGACCCACGAACTGGAAACCCTGCTCGACCGCATCCGCAGCGGCCAGATGGCCCTGCGCGGGGAAATGGTCGACCTCTTCCTGCAAGCCCGCGATGTGCTGATGCGCCTGCTGGACGCCCACCGCCAGCAGACGCCAGACCCGAGCGTGCCGGTGGAAGCGACCGTGGCCCGCCTGCGCGAGCTGCTGGGCGCCACGCCGACAGCGGAGGCAGATGCGGGCTTCGGTTTCTTCGACGAAGCGCCAGGCTCGCCGGATGCGGCCGCCGATAAGGACTTCGGGTTCTTCGACGATGCGCCCGGCATGCCCGCCCAGGACGCCTCCGCCGCCTTCGGCTTCTTCGATGAAGCCCCGGGTGCCCCCGCCCCGGTGGCCGCCGAGCCACCCAGGCCGGTGCCCGCACCCGCGCCGGTCGCCAGCAAGCCGGCCAGCAGCGAAGCGGAATCCAGCTCCATCCGCGTCAGCGTCGAGAAGATCGACAGCCTGATCAACCTGGTGGGCGAGCTGGTCATCACCCAGGCCATGCTCGGCCAGCTCGGCAACGCGCTGGACCCGAGCGTCCACGAGCGCATCCACCAGGCCCTGGCGCAGCTGGAACACAACACCCGCGACCTGCAGGAATCGGTGATGTCGATCCGCATGTTGCCCATCAGTTTCATCTTCAGCCGCTTCCCGCGCCTGGTGCGTGACACCTCGGCACGCCTCGGCAAACAGGTGGAACTGGTGCTGCAGGGCGAGCAGACCGAGTTGGACAAGGGCGTGATCGAACGCTTGAGCGACCCACTCACCCATATCGTTCGCAACAGCATCGACCACGGAATCGAGCAGCCCGAAGCACGCCTGGCCGCCGGTAAACCGGCCAGTGGCACCGTACGCCTGGGTGCCTTCCACCAGGGCGGCAGCATAGTCGTGGAAATCAGCGATGACGGCCGAGGCCTGAACCGCGAGCGCATCCTGGCCAAGGCCCGCGAGAAGAACCTCGCCGTGCACGACGGCATGAGCGATGCCGAAGTCTGGCAACTGATCTTCATGCCCGGCTTCTCCACCGCCGAAGTGGTCACCGACCTCTCCGGACGCGGCGTCGGCATGGACGTGGTCAAGCGCAACATCCAGGCCATGGGCGGCCGCATCGACATCGATTCGGCCGCCGGCCTTGGCACCCGCATCAGCATCCGCCTGCCGCTGACGCTGGCCATCCTCGATGGCCTGATCGTCGCCGTGGCACGCACCCACTACGTGATTCCGCTGACCTACATCGTCGAATCGCTGCAGCCCAAGGCCGACGACATCCGTGGCCTGGCCGGCGAGGAAGGTGCGGTGATCCGGGTGCGCGGCGAGTACCTGCCGCTGCTCTCGCTGCACGACCTGCTGGGCGAGTCCGCCCCGCCGCTGCCGGCGGAGCAGTCCATCGTGGTCATCCTCGAAGCCGACGGGCGCCATTTCGCCCTGCAAGTGGACGACCTGGTGGGCCAGCAGCAAGTGGTGATCAAGAGCCTGGAACAGAACTTCCGCCGGGTCGATGGCATCGCCGGCGCGACCATCATGGGCGACGGCAGCGTCGCCCTGATTCTCGATGTCGACGCCCTGCCGGCCCTGGCACAACAACAAGGAGCAGCGCTGCATGAACTCCACTAG
- a CDS encoding putative bifunctional diguanylate cyclase/phosphodiesterase encodes MTPISAFPRRVQQLWLSHDLALIGQRRERRMRLLASGLMVFMGLFWGAYFVQRGAWGIVLMDLVLILCGLGVFVLTLHNQARSANLLLFGLLMVVILVSTLVLDVPTPAAPRATHLYLLPLAVAALMAFRDDPRWLRYGVTLLCLALFTGLSATNWSPITGYSLPDEVRVIGSWVQGIASVSMFFMLLHILQTDAAERSELDHDLRTALRDEQFVLYFQPQLDRARRVVGAEVLIRWRHPQRGLVPPAEFIDHAEKTGLIIPIGQWVLQQTCAQLRAWKAEPALADIGLAVNISQNQFRQATFVTDVLAMIGEHGIEARRLELELTETLIVQDIEDLTRKMTALVQQGVRFSLDDFGTGFSSLSHLKRLPLSTLKIDRSFICDVLTDASSETIVRTVIALGQSMGMTVIAEGIETEAQLRFLASNGCGQFQGYLFSRPVPLAEFVEFVRRCNLPRAEEATVGTP; translated from the coding sequence ATGACCCCCATCTCTGCATTCCCCAGGCGAGTCCAGCAGCTCTGGCTGTCCCATGACCTGGCCCTGATCGGCCAGCGTCGCGAGCGGCGCATGCGGCTGCTGGCCAGTGGGCTCATGGTGTTCATGGGGCTGTTCTGGGGCGCTTACTTCGTGCAGCGGGGTGCCTGGGGCATCGTGCTGATGGATCTGGTGCTGATCCTCTGCGGGCTCGGCGTGTTCGTCCTGACCCTGCATAACCAGGCGCGCAGCGCCAATCTGTTGCTGTTCGGCCTGCTGATGGTGGTCATCCTCGTCTCGACCCTGGTGCTGGACGTGCCGACGCCGGCGGCGCCGCGGGCGACGCACCTGTACCTCCTGCCGCTGGCCGTGGCCGCGTTGATGGCCTTTCGCGACGACCCCAGGTGGCTGCGCTATGGCGTCACCTTGCTCTGCCTGGCGCTGTTCACCGGCCTGTCCGCGACGAACTGGAGCCCCATCACGGGCTACAGCCTGCCGGATGAGGTGCGGGTGATCGGCTCCTGGGTGCAGGGCATAGCGTCGGTGTCGATGTTCTTCATGCTGCTGCACATCCTGCAGACCGACGCCGCCGAGCGTTCGGAGCTGGACCACGACCTGCGTACGGCACTGCGGGACGAACAGTTCGTCCTCTACTTCCAGCCGCAACTGGACCGCGCCCGGCGGGTGGTGGGGGCGGAGGTGCTGATCCGCTGGCGGCATCCACAGCGCGGGCTGGTGCCACCAGCCGAGTTCATCGACCACGCCGAGAAGACCGGGCTGATCATTCCCATCGGCCAGTGGGTGCTGCAGCAGACCTGCGCCCAGTTGCGGGCCTGGAAGGCCGAGCCGGCGCTGGCGGATATCGGCCTGGCGGTGAACATCAGCCAGAACCAGTTCCGCCAGGCCACCTTCGTGACTGACGTGCTGGCGATGATCGGGGAGCACGGCATCGAAGCGCGCCGGCTCGAATTGGAGCTGACCGAAACCCTGATCGTGCAGGACATCGAGGACCTGACGCGGAAAATGACGGCGCTGGTGCAGCAGGGCGTGCGTTTCTCCCTGGATGATTTCGGCACCGGGTTTTCCTCGCTCAGCCACCTCAAGCGGCTGCCCTTGAGCACGCTGAAGATCGACCGCTCCTTCATCTGCGACGTGCTGACCGATGCCAGCAGCGAAACCATCGTGCGGACGGTCATCGCCCTGGGGCAGAGCATGGGCATGACCGTGATCGCCGAAGGGATCGAGACCGAGGCCCAGCTGCGTTTCCTGGCCAGCAATGGCTGCGGGCAGTTCCAGGGCTATCTGTTCAGCCGGCCCGTGCCGCTGGCGGAGTTCGTCGAGTTCGTGCGGCGCTGCAACCTGCCCCGTGCGGAGGAAGCGACGGTCGGGACGCCGTAA
- a CDS encoding monovalent cation:proton antiporter-2 (CPA2) family protein: MHHEGSLLQAAVVFLFAAVFTVPLAKRLQLGAVLGYLLAGVLIGPSVLGLITDPESVARVSELGVVLLLFIIGLELSPRRLWVMRRSVFGAGLAQVLLTALAVGLVAWLVFAKSLNTAAVLGFGLALSSTAFGLQILAERKELTSPHGRLAFAILLFQDIAAIPLIALLPLFSGAGHLEADEIDPQAILLAVGSIGAVIIGGRYLLSPVFRIVARTKLLEVSTATALLVVMGTAWLMELAGVSMALGAFIAGLLLADSEYRHELEAQIEPFKGLLLGLFFMSVGMSADLSLLLNEPFAVLVLTVLLLMFKLPLLYVAGRYAGGLDRVHALRLGIILAAGGEFAFVVFKVAHEQGMLDARLHSLLVLSITLSMAVTPLLVLAFFRRLVVAPAPVEVPAEYQRIDSDAPRVVVAGMGRMGQIIARVLRAQQVPFVALDTAVDMIEYGRSLGSMPIYYGDPLRPEILRAAKVGKAEYLIIATDDPDTNLKLTELVKRLYPNLKVIARARNRQHVHRLLDMGAVPVRETFHSALEMSRQALLGLGLDEDQANARIRRFQRHDEEVLAAQHKVYDDDAAVIQTAREARSELEHLFDADLIEDKAVK; encoded by the coding sequence ATGCACCACGAAGGCAGCCTGCTGCAGGCAGCAGTGGTATTCCTGTTTGCAGCCGTGTTCACCGTTCCCCTGGCCAAGCGCCTGCAACTGGGGGCGGTGCTGGGCTACCTGCTGGCCGGGGTGCTGATCGGACCGTCGGTGCTGGGGCTGATCACCGACCCGGAGAGCGTGGCGCGCGTCTCCGAACTTGGGGTGGTCCTGCTGCTCTTCATCATCGGCCTGGAACTCTCGCCGCGACGACTCTGGGTGATGCGCCGCTCTGTGTTCGGCGCGGGCCTGGCCCAGGTGTTGCTCACCGCCCTGGCCGTCGGCCTGGTGGCCTGGCTGGTATTCGCCAAATCCCTGAACACCGCTGCCGTGCTGGGCTTCGGCCTGGCCCTGTCCTCCACCGCCTTCGGCCTGCAGATACTCGCCGAACGCAAGGAACTCACCAGTCCCCACGGTCGCCTGGCCTTCGCCATCCTGCTGTTCCAGGACATCGCCGCCATCCCGCTGATCGCCCTGTTGCCACTGTTCAGTGGCGCCGGCCATCTGGAAGCGGACGAGATCGACCCTCAGGCCATCCTCCTGGCAGTGGGCAGCATCGGCGCCGTGATCATCGGCGGCCGCTACCTGCTGAGCCCGGTGTTCCGCATCGTCGCCAGGACCAAGCTGCTGGAAGTCTCCACCGCCACCGCCCTGCTGGTGGTCATGGGCACCGCCTGGCTGATGGAACTGGCGGGGGTGTCCATGGCCCTGGGCGCCTTCATCGCCGGCCTGCTGCTCGCCGACTCTGAATACCGCCACGAACTGGAAGCCCAGATCGAGCCGTTCAAGGGCCTGCTGCTGGGCCTGTTCTTCATGAGCGTGGGCATGAGCGCCGATCTCAGCCTGCTGCTGAACGAGCCCTTCGCCGTGCTGGTGCTGACCGTGCTGCTGCTGATGTTCAAGCTGCCCCTGCTTTACGTGGCGGGCCGCTATGCCGGCGGGCTGGACCGCGTCCACGCGCTGCGCCTGGGCATCATCCTGGCCGCCGGCGGCGAGTTCGCCTTCGTGGTGTTCAAGGTGGCCCATGAGCAAGGCATGCTCGACGCCCGCCTGCACAGCCTGCTGGTGCTCAGCATCACCTTGTCCATGGCGGTCACACCGCTGCTGGTGCTGGCGTTTTTCCGCCGCCTGGTCGTCGCACCGGCGCCGGTGGAAGTGCCGGCGGAGTACCAGCGCATCGACAGCGACGCCCCACGCGTGGTGGTCGCCGGCATGGGGCGCATGGGTCAGATCATCGCGCGGGTACTGCGCGCCCAGCAGGTTCCTTTCGTTGCCCTGGACACTGCGGTAGACATGATCGAGTACGGTCGCAGCCTGGGCAGCATGCCCATCTACTACGGCGACCCGTTGCGCCCGGAGATCCTCCGCGCGGCCAAGGTGGGCAAGGCCGAGTACCTCATCATCGCCACCGACGACCCGGACACCAACCTCAAGCTCACCGAGCTGGTGAAGCGCCTCTACCCGAACCTCAAGGTCATCGCCCGCGCGCGTAATCGCCAGCACGTCCACCGCCTGCTGGACATGGGCGCAGTGCCGGTGCGCGAAACCTTCCACTCCGCCCTGGAAATGAGCCGCCAGGCATTGCTCGGCCTGGGGCTGGACGAAGACCAGGCCAATGCGCGCATCCGTCGTTTCCAGCGCCATGACGAGGAAGTCCTGGCGGCCCAGCACAAGGTCTATGACGACGATGCCGCGGTGATCCAGACCGCCCGCGAGGCCCGCTCCGAACTGGAGCACCTGTTCGACGCCGACCTGATCGAGGACAAGGCGGTCAAGTAA
- a CDS encoding MarR family winged helix-turn-helix transcriptional regulator produces the protein MKPDGKKPGSKPAPLSDFLCFAVYSANLAFGKAYKPVLEQLGLTYTQFIAIVALWDEDNQTVGSLGEKLFLESNTLTPMLKKLEAMGLLQRQRDPEDERQVRVSLTPAGRSLREQSLEASLNDSTGLSPDEFVQMQKAVTRLRDNLLKPSRREK, from the coding sequence ATGAAGCCCGACGGAAAAAAGCCCGGCAGCAAACCGGCACCGCTCTCGGATTTCCTGTGTTTTGCGGTGTATTCAGCCAACCTCGCCTTCGGCAAGGCCTACAAGCCGGTCCTTGAGCAGCTCGGGCTGACCTATACGCAATTCATCGCCATCGTGGCGCTGTGGGATGAAGACAATCAGACCGTTGGCAGCCTGGGCGAAAAGCTCTTCCTGGAATCGAACACCCTCACGCCGATGCTCAAGAAGCTGGAAGCGATGGGCCTGCTCCAGCGCCAGCGCGACCCCGAAGACGAACGCCAGGTGCGGGTCAGCCTGACCCCGGCAGGCCGGAGCCTGCGGGAACAGAGCCTGGAAGCCAGCCTCAACGACTCGACCGGTCTCTCGCCGGATGAGTTCGTGCAGATGCAGAAGGCCGTCACCAGGCTGCGCGACAATCTGCTGAAGCCGTCCAGGCGGGAAAAGTGA
- a CDS encoding response regulator produces MSKQILIVDDSASIRQMLSFTLKAAGYAVDEAVDGKDGLGKAQSKAYNLVFTDQNMPNMDGLSLIRSLRGLPGYRATPILMLTTESSDAMKQQGKSAGATGWLVKPFDPPKLLEVTRKVLP; encoded by the coding sequence ATGAGCAAGCAGATCCTGATAGTCGACGATTCGGCCTCCATAAGGCAGATGCTGAGCTTCACCCTGAAGGCCGCCGGTTACGCCGTAGACGAGGCTGTCGATGGCAAGGACGGCCTCGGCAAGGCACAGAGCAAGGCCTACAACCTGGTGTTCACCGACCAGAACATGCCCAACATGGACGGCCTCAGCCTGATCCGCAGCCTGCGTGGCCTGCCCGGCTATCGCGCCACCCCCATCCTCATGCTGACCACCGAGTCCAGCGACGCCATGAAACAGCAAGGCAAGTCGGCCGGCGCCACCGGCTGGCTGGTCAAGCCCTTCGATCCGCCAAAGCTGCTGGAAGTCACCCGCAAGGTCCTCCCCTGA